A region from the Hydra vulgaris chromosome 10, alternate assembly HydraT2T_AEP genome encodes:
- the LOC136086019 gene encoding uncharacterized protein LOC136086019 isoform X1, which produces MDELSNFENNVNMSSSEDTISDESESITENTGEDTGAQDTNSAICINKDGKKQLIYHCKSHEEALQYVKKYELATTTRFVVFKANKNFGRTDILTKTHNVLWDDFAIPYSGMPFIIVSSKVLDCHHGFDRNISVKKNYQVKKQKTNMDDHCFQKNYVVLQDTKKFMCPAKINMREILQFPDFKISERSVWRQNKASKMLREKLKTSSLNEIFHIRIIVVAIDDVSCHDKHLFGPAELIAQSIDPLISKKIEEYVMEGVFNVREMKRLLRIAVNDIFEKANLPPPNNRRFFPRVDTIRSHIVKIKQKLRYSLIDQECLLKKCDEWKKSNPSIKVFLRPKSETISNVSETFLFVYQSLWQQELLLRYGNEIVLLDATYRTTRYSLPLFFLVVKTNVDYQVIATFVIENETKRSITEALNIIKHWNTSFNPAFCMTDYCNEEIESLQSIFPACRVIICDFHREQAWDRWLSKIKNGCSNFKGSIISLLRCVATAQTEDQADAAIESLHSSNFWLDEKFYKFKKYITNYWLSIKEKWIWAYRRDRLLVNLNTNNGVERQNESFKYSFLQRHKNSSITGMLTVLIEEFFPDKLDHYSESNFKMNCQYRRYSSNIPEYLHNRPHHFVKHCLQKIDLANKTDLNGVILKEHGVFKVNSFSDKNKNYMVYFGDKDTMPKCTCVAWLQSAYLCKHFFLIFRKYPQSWSWQSLSSLYRESPFLNIDIKNDLILKEPLIYKCNHVNNNIAEIDITDNNTNSILSASDTVSSKPSDEITRKRAFVVSEVREMLTTIKTLTYDFDEASEEISDLHKKLSDILETLYRARKKEKGLPVRAEKTNDYIPNNLTKVVEIPSIKKKKYLTDLEKKKIYCSQCVASKLIMLFMKHQYRNLLLLMI; this is translated from the exons ATGGATGAATTAAGTAATTTTGAGAACAATGTAAATATGAGTAGTTCTGAAGATACTATTTCAGATGAAAGTGAAAGTATAACAG aaaacacCGGAGAAGATACAGGTGCTCAAGATACAAATTCTGCAATTTGCATTAATAAAG atGGAAAAAAACAACTGATTTATCATTGTAAATCCCATGAAGAAGCACttcaatatgtaaaaaaatatgagcTAGCAACAACAACACGATTTGTGGTGTTTAaggcaaataaaaattttggaaGGACTG ACATTCTTACAAAGACTCATAATGTACTTTGGGATGATTTTGCTATTCCTTATTCTGGGATGCCTTTTATAATAGTTTCAAGTAAAGTTTTAGACTGTCATCATGGGTTCGACAGAaatatttcagtaaaaaaaaattatcaagtaaagaaacaaaaaactaat ATGGATGATCACTGTTTTCAAAAGAACTACGTTGTTTTACAAGATACTAAAAAGTTCATGTGTCCTGCTAAAATCAATATGAGAGAAATATTGCAATTTCCTGATTTTAAG atatcaGAAAGGTCTGTATGGCGTCAAAATAAAGCCTCAAAAATGTTGcgtgaaaaactaaaaacttcttcattaaatgaaatatttcatATAAGAATAATTGTAGTTGCTATTGACGATGTATCATGTCATGATAAACATCTTTTTGGACca gctGAACTGATAGCTCAAAGTATTGATCCtctaatttctaaaaaaatagaagaGTATGTTATGGAAGGAGTATTCAATGTAAGAGAGATGAAGCGTCTCCTTCGGATCGCTGTcaatgacatttttgaaaaagcaaatCTTCCCCCTCCAAACAACAGAAGGTTCTTCCCCCGTGTTGATACTATAAGGTCACATAttgttaaaatcaaacaaaagttaag GTATTCTTTAATTGATCAAGagtgtcttttaaaaaaatgtgatgaaTGGAAAAAAAGTAATCCTTCCATAAAAGTGTTTCTCCGACCAAAATCTGAAACCATAAGCAATGTCAGTGaaacatttctttttgtttatcaGTCACTCTGGCAACAAGAGCTTCTTCTACGTTACGGAAATGAAATAGTGCTTCTTGATGCTACCTACAGAACAACAAGGTATTCACTTccgttattttttttagtggtgAAGACTAATGTCGATTACCAAGTTATAGCtacttttgtaattgaaaacGAAACAAAAAGGTCTATCACAGAagcattaaatataataaagcatTGGAACACATCATTTAATCCTGCTTTTTGTATGACTGATTATTGCAATGAAGAAATAGAATCATTGCAATCTATTTTTCCAG CTTGTCGAGTTATCATATGTGATTTTCATAGAGAGCAGGCATGGGATCGCTGGCTTTCCAAAATCAAAAATGGCTGTTCTAACTTTAAAGGCAGCATAATTTCATTGTTGCGCTGTGTTGCCACAGCTCAAACTGAAGATCAGGCAGATGCTGCTATTGAGTCACTACATTCCTCAAACTTTTGGCTagatgaaaaattttataaatttaagaaatatattacaaattattgGTTAAGTATTAAAGAA AAATGGATATGGGCTTATCGTCGGGATCGGTTGTTAGTAAATTTGAATACCAATAATGGGGTTGAACGACAAAATGAATCATTCAAGTACTCTTTTCTTCAACGGCATAAAAACTCTTCTATTACTGGCATGCTAACTGTGTTAATTGAGGAATTCTTTCCAGATAAGTTAGATCA TTATTCAGAGTCCAATTTCAAAATGAATTGTCAATACAGACGCTATAGTAGCAACATACCTGAATACTTACATAATAGGCCACACCATTTTGTTAAACATTGTTTGCAGAAAATTGATTTGGCTAACAAAACTGACTTAAATGGAGTAATACTAAAGGAACATGGAGTGTTTAAAGTGAATAGcttttcagataaaaataaaaactacatgGTTTATTTCGGAGATAAAGACACAATGCCAAAATGTACCTGTGTTGCCTGGTTGCAATCAGCCTAcctttgcaaacattttttcctaatatttagaaaatatccACAGTCTTGGTCTTGGCAATCATTATCGTCTTTATATAGGGAATCCCCTTTTCTAAATATTGACATTAAAAATGACTTGATATTAAAGGAACcattaatatataaatgcaatcatgtaaataataatattgctgAAATTGATATTACTGACAATAATACTAACTCTATCCTTTCAGCCTCTGATACAGTATCTTCAAAACCTTCTGATGAAATTACTCGCAAAAGGGCTTTTGTTGTTTCGGAAGTACGTGAAATGCTAACAACAATTAAAACTCTGACTTATGATTTCGATGAAGCATCTGAAGAAATTTctgatttacataaaaaactatCAGACATTCTTGAAACTCTTTATCgtgcaagaaaaaaagaaaaaggtctACCTGTTAGGGCTGAAAAAACCAATGACTACATACCCAATAACCTAACAAAAGTAGTTGAAATAcctagtattaaaaaaaaaaaatatctcaccgatttggaaaaaaaaaagatttattgctCTCAATGTGTAGCATCGAAGCTGATTATGCTGTTCATGAAGCACCAATACAGGAATTTATTATTACTGATGATATAA
- the LOC136086019 gene encoding uncharacterized protein LOC136086019 isoform X2, with protein sequence MDELSNFENNVNMSSSEDTISDESESITENTGEDTGAQDTNSAICINKDILTKTHNVLWDDFAIPYSGMPFIIVSSKVLDCHHGFDRNISVKKNYQVKKQKTNMDDHCFQKNYVVLQDTKKFMCPAKINMREILQFPDFKISERSVWRQNKASKMLREKLKTSSLNEIFHIRIIVVAIDDVSCHDKHLFGPAELIAQSIDPLISKKIEEYVMEGVFNVREMKRLLRIAVNDIFEKANLPPPNNRRFFPRVDTIRSHIVKIKQKLRYSLIDQECLLKKCDEWKKSNPSIKVFLRPKSETISNVSETFLFVYQSLWQQELLLRYGNEIVLLDATYRTTRYSLPLFFLVVKTNVDYQVIATFVIENETKRSITEALNIIKHWNTSFNPAFCMTDYCNEEIESLQSIFPACRVIICDFHREQAWDRWLSKIKNGCSNFKGSIISLLRCVATAQTEDQADAAIESLHSSNFWLDEKFYKFKKYITNYWLSIKEKWIWAYRRDRLLVNLNTNNGVERQNESFKYSFLQRHKNSSITGMLTVLIEEFFPDKLDHYSESNFKMNCQYRRYSSNIPEYLHNRPHHFVKHCLQKIDLANKTDLNGVILKEHGVFKVNSFSDKNKNYMVYFGDKDTMPKCTCVAWLQSAYLCKHFFLIFRKYPQSWSWQSLSSLYRESPFLNIDIKNDLILKEPLIYKCNHVNNNIAEIDITDNNTNSILSASDTVSSKPSDEITRKRAFVVSEVREMLTTIKTLTYDFDEASEEISDLHKKLSDILETLYRARKKEKGLPVRAEKTNDYIPNNLTKVVEIPSIKKKKYLTDLEKKKIYCSQCVASKLIMLFMKHQYRNLLLLMI encoded by the exons ATGGATGAATTAAGTAATTTTGAGAACAATGTAAATATGAGTAGTTCTGAAGATACTATTTCAGATGAAAGTGAAAGTATAACAG aaaacacCGGAGAAGATACAGGTGCTCAAGATACAAATTCTGCAATTTGCATTAATAAAG ACATTCTTACAAAGACTCATAATGTACTTTGGGATGATTTTGCTATTCCTTATTCTGGGATGCCTTTTATAATAGTTTCAAGTAAAGTTTTAGACTGTCATCATGGGTTCGACAGAaatatttcagtaaaaaaaaattatcaagtaaagaaacaaaaaactaat ATGGATGATCACTGTTTTCAAAAGAACTACGTTGTTTTACAAGATACTAAAAAGTTCATGTGTCCTGCTAAAATCAATATGAGAGAAATATTGCAATTTCCTGATTTTAAG atatcaGAAAGGTCTGTATGGCGTCAAAATAAAGCCTCAAAAATGTTGcgtgaaaaactaaaaacttcttcattaaatgaaatatttcatATAAGAATAATTGTAGTTGCTATTGACGATGTATCATGTCATGATAAACATCTTTTTGGACca gctGAACTGATAGCTCAAAGTATTGATCCtctaatttctaaaaaaatagaagaGTATGTTATGGAAGGAGTATTCAATGTAAGAGAGATGAAGCGTCTCCTTCGGATCGCTGTcaatgacatttttgaaaaagcaaatCTTCCCCCTCCAAACAACAGAAGGTTCTTCCCCCGTGTTGATACTATAAGGTCACATAttgttaaaatcaaacaaaagttaag GTATTCTTTAATTGATCAAGagtgtcttttaaaaaaatgtgatgaaTGGAAAAAAAGTAATCCTTCCATAAAAGTGTTTCTCCGACCAAAATCTGAAACCATAAGCAATGTCAGTGaaacatttctttttgtttatcaGTCACTCTGGCAACAAGAGCTTCTTCTACGTTACGGAAATGAAATAGTGCTTCTTGATGCTACCTACAGAACAACAAGGTATTCACTTccgttattttttttagtggtgAAGACTAATGTCGATTACCAAGTTATAGCtacttttgtaattgaaaacGAAACAAAAAGGTCTATCACAGAagcattaaatataataaagcatTGGAACACATCATTTAATCCTGCTTTTTGTATGACTGATTATTGCAATGAAGAAATAGAATCATTGCAATCTATTTTTCCAG CTTGTCGAGTTATCATATGTGATTTTCATAGAGAGCAGGCATGGGATCGCTGGCTTTCCAAAATCAAAAATGGCTGTTCTAACTTTAAAGGCAGCATAATTTCATTGTTGCGCTGTGTTGCCACAGCTCAAACTGAAGATCAGGCAGATGCTGCTATTGAGTCACTACATTCCTCAAACTTTTGGCTagatgaaaaattttataaatttaagaaatatattacaaattattgGTTAAGTATTAAAGAA AAATGGATATGGGCTTATCGTCGGGATCGGTTGTTAGTAAATTTGAATACCAATAATGGGGTTGAACGACAAAATGAATCATTCAAGTACTCTTTTCTTCAACGGCATAAAAACTCTTCTATTACTGGCATGCTAACTGTGTTAATTGAGGAATTCTTTCCAGATAAGTTAGATCA TTATTCAGAGTCCAATTTCAAAATGAATTGTCAATACAGACGCTATAGTAGCAACATACCTGAATACTTACATAATAGGCCACACCATTTTGTTAAACATTGTTTGCAGAAAATTGATTTGGCTAACAAAACTGACTTAAATGGAGTAATACTAAAGGAACATGGAGTGTTTAAAGTGAATAGcttttcagataaaaataaaaactacatgGTTTATTTCGGAGATAAAGACACAATGCCAAAATGTACCTGTGTTGCCTGGTTGCAATCAGCCTAcctttgcaaacattttttcctaatatttagaaaatatccACAGTCTTGGTCTTGGCAATCATTATCGTCTTTATATAGGGAATCCCCTTTTCTAAATATTGACATTAAAAATGACTTGATATTAAAGGAACcattaatatataaatgcaatcatgtaaataataatattgctgAAATTGATATTACTGACAATAATACTAACTCTATCCTTTCAGCCTCTGATACAGTATCTTCAAAACCTTCTGATGAAATTACTCGCAAAAGGGCTTTTGTTGTTTCGGAAGTACGTGAAATGCTAACAACAATTAAAACTCTGACTTATGATTTCGATGAAGCATCTGAAGAAATTTctgatttacataaaaaactatCAGACATTCTTGAAACTCTTTATCgtgcaagaaaaaaagaaaaaggtctACCTGTTAGGGCTGAAAAAACCAATGACTACATACCCAATAACCTAACAAAAGTAGTTGAAATAcctagtattaaaaaaaaaaaatatctcaccgatttggaaaaaaaaaagatttattgctCTCAATGTGTAGCATCGAAGCTGATTATGCTGTTCATGAAGCACCAATACAGGAATTTATTATTACTGATGATATAA
- the LOC136086019 gene encoding uncharacterized protein LOC136086019 isoform X4 codes for MDDHCFQKNYVVLQDTKKFMCPAKINMREILQFPDFKISERSVWRQNKASKMLREKLKTSSLNEIFHIRIIVVAIDDVSCHDKHLFGPAELIAQSIDPLISKKIEEYVMEGVFNVREMKRLLRIAVNDIFEKANLPPPNNRRFFPRVDTIRSHIVKIKQKLRYSLIDQECLLKKCDEWKKSNPSIKVFLRPKSETISNVSETFLFVYQSLWQQELLLRYGNEIVLLDATYRTTRYSLPLFFLVVKTNVDYQVIATFVIENETKRSITEALNIIKHWNTSFNPAFCMTDYCNEEIESLQSIFPACRVIICDFHREQAWDRWLSKIKNGCSNFKGSIISLLRCVATAQTEDQADAAIESLHSSNFWLDEKFYKFKKYITNYWLSIKEKWIWAYRRDRLLVNLNTNNGVERQNESFKYSFLQRHKNSSITGMLTVLIEEFFPDKLDHYSESNFKMNCQYRRYSSNIPEYLHNRPHHFVKHCLQKIDLANKTDLNGVILKEHGVFKVNSFSDKNKNYMVYFGDKDTMPKCTCVAWLQSAYLCKHFFLIFRKYPQSWSWQSLSSLYRESPFLNIDIKNDLILKEPLIYKCNHVNNNIAEIDITDNNTNSILSASDTVSSKPSDEITRKRAFVVSEVREMLTTIKTLTYDFDEASEEISDLHKKLSDILETLYRARKKEKGLPVRAEKTNDYIPNNLTKVVEIPSIKKKKYLTDLEKKKIYCSQCVASKLIMLFMKHQYRNLLLLMI; via the exons ATGGATGATCACTGTTTTCAAAAGAACTACGTTGTTTTACAAGATACTAAAAAGTTCATGTGTCCTGCTAAAATCAATATGAGAGAAATATTGCAATTTCCTGATTTTAAG atatcaGAAAGGTCTGTATGGCGTCAAAATAAAGCCTCAAAAATGTTGcgtgaaaaactaaaaacttcttcattaaatgaaatatttcatATAAGAATAATTGTAGTTGCTATTGACGATGTATCATGTCATGATAAACATCTTTTTGGACca gctGAACTGATAGCTCAAAGTATTGATCCtctaatttctaaaaaaatagaagaGTATGTTATGGAAGGAGTATTCAATGTAAGAGAGATGAAGCGTCTCCTTCGGATCGCTGTcaatgacatttttgaaaaagcaaatCTTCCCCCTCCAAACAACAGAAGGTTCTTCCCCCGTGTTGATACTATAAGGTCACATAttgttaaaatcaaacaaaagttaag GTATTCTTTAATTGATCAAGagtgtcttttaaaaaaatgtgatgaaTGGAAAAAAAGTAATCCTTCCATAAAAGTGTTTCTCCGACCAAAATCTGAAACCATAAGCAATGTCAGTGaaacatttctttttgtttatcaGTCACTCTGGCAACAAGAGCTTCTTCTACGTTACGGAAATGAAATAGTGCTTCTTGATGCTACCTACAGAACAACAAGGTATTCACTTccgttattttttttagtggtgAAGACTAATGTCGATTACCAAGTTATAGCtacttttgtaattgaaaacGAAACAAAAAGGTCTATCACAGAagcattaaatataataaagcatTGGAACACATCATTTAATCCTGCTTTTTGTATGACTGATTATTGCAATGAAGAAATAGAATCATTGCAATCTATTTTTCCAG CTTGTCGAGTTATCATATGTGATTTTCATAGAGAGCAGGCATGGGATCGCTGGCTTTCCAAAATCAAAAATGGCTGTTCTAACTTTAAAGGCAGCATAATTTCATTGTTGCGCTGTGTTGCCACAGCTCAAACTGAAGATCAGGCAGATGCTGCTATTGAGTCACTACATTCCTCAAACTTTTGGCTagatgaaaaattttataaatttaagaaatatattacaaattattgGTTAAGTATTAAAGAA AAATGGATATGGGCTTATCGTCGGGATCGGTTGTTAGTAAATTTGAATACCAATAATGGGGTTGAACGACAAAATGAATCATTCAAGTACTCTTTTCTTCAACGGCATAAAAACTCTTCTATTACTGGCATGCTAACTGTGTTAATTGAGGAATTCTTTCCAGATAAGTTAGATCA TTATTCAGAGTCCAATTTCAAAATGAATTGTCAATACAGACGCTATAGTAGCAACATACCTGAATACTTACATAATAGGCCACACCATTTTGTTAAACATTGTTTGCAGAAAATTGATTTGGCTAACAAAACTGACTTAAATGGAGTAATACTAAAGGAACATGGAGTGTTTAAAGTGAATAGcttttcagataaaaataaaaactacatgGTTTATTTCGGAGATAAAGACACAATGCCAAAATGTACCTGTGTTGCCTGGTTGCAATCAGCCTAcctttgcaaacattttttcctaatatttagaaaatatccACAGTCTTGGTCTTGGCAATCATTATCGTCTTTATATAGGGAATCCCCTTTTCTAAATATTGACATTAAAAATGACTTGATATTAAAGGAACcattaatatataaatgcaatcatgtaaataataatattgctgAAATTGATATTACTGACAATAATACTAACTCTATCCTTTCAGCCTCTGATACAGTATCTTCAAAACCTTCTGATGAAATTACTCGCAAAAGGGCTTTTGTTGTTTCGGAAGTACGTGAAATGCTAACAACAATTAAAACTCTGACTTATGATTTCGATGAAGCATCTGAAGAAATTTctgatttacataaaaaactatCAGACATTCTTGAAACTCTTTATCgtgcaagaaaaaaagaaaaaggtctACCTGTTAGGGCTGAAAAAACCAATGACTACATACCCAATAACCTAACAAAAGTAGTTGAAATAcctagtattaaaaaaaaaaaatatctcaccgatttggaaaaaaaaaagatttattgctCTCAATGTGTAGCATCGAAGCTGATTATGCTGTTCATGAAGCACCAATACAGGAATTTATTATTACTGATGATATAA
- the LOC136086019 gene encoding uncharacterized protein LOC136086019 isoform X3, which produces MPFIIVSSKVLDCHHGFDRNISVKKNYQVKKQKTNMDDHCFQKNYVVLQDTKKFMCPAKINMREILQFPDFKISERSVWRQNKASKMLREKLKTSSLNEIFHIRIIVVAIDDVSCHDKHLFGPAELIAQSIDPLISKKIEEYVMEGVFNVREMKRLLRIAVNDIFEKANLPPPNNRRFFPRVDTIRSHIVKIKQKLRYSLIDQECLLKKCDEWKKSNPSIKVFLRPKSETISNVSETFLFVYQSLWQQELLLRYGNEIVLLDATYRTTRYSLPLFFLVVKTNVDYQVIATFVIENETKRSITEALNIIKHWNTSFNPAFCMTDYCNEEIESLQSIFPACRVIICDFHREQAWDRWLSKIKNGCSNFKGSIISLLRCVATAQTEDQADAAIESLHSSNFWLDEKFYKFKKYITNYWLSIKEKWIWAYRRDRLLVNLNTNNGVERQNESFKYSFLQRHKNSSITGMLTVLIEEFFPDKLDHYSESNFKMNCQYRRYSSNIPEYLHNRPHHFVKHCLQKIDLANKTDLNGVILKEHGVFKVNSFSDKNKNYMVYFGDKDTMPKCTCVAWLQSAYLCKHFFLIFRKYPQSWSWQSLSSLYRESPFLNIDIKNDLILKEPLIYKCNHVNNNIAEIDITDNNTNSILSASDTVSSKPSDEITRKRAFVVSEVREMLTTIKTLTYDFDEASEEISDLHKKLSDILETLYRARKKEKGLPVRAEKTNDYIPNNLTKVVEIPSIKKKKYLTDLEKKKIYCSQCVASKLIMLFMKHQYRNLLLLMI; this is translated from the exons ATGCCTTTTATAATAGTTTCAAGTAAAGTTTTAGACTGTCATCATGGGTTCGACAGAaatatttcagtaaaaaaaaattatcaagtaaagaaacaaaaaactaat ATGGATGATCACTGTTTTCAAAAGAACTACGTTGTTTTACAAGATACTAAAAAGTTCATGTGTCCTGCTAAAATCAATATGAGAGAAATATTGCAATTTCCTGATTTTAAG atatcaGAAAGGTCTGTATGGCGTCAAAATAAAGCCTCAAAAATGTTGcgtgaaaaactaaaaacttcttcattaaatgaaatatttcatATAAGAATAATTGTAGTTGCTATTGACGATGTATCATGTCATGATAAACATCTTTTTGGACca gctGAACTGATAGCTCAAAGTATTGATCCtctaatttctaaaaaaatagaagaGTATGTTATGGAAGGAGTATTCAATGTAAGAGAGATGAAGCGTCTCCTTCGGATCGCTGTcaatgacatttttgaaaaagcaaatCTTCCCCCTCCAAACAACAGAAGGTTCTTCCCCCGTGTTGATACTATAAGGTCACATAttgttaaaatcaaacaaaagttaag GTATTCTTTAATTGATCAAGagtgtcttttaaaaaaatgtgatgaaTGGAAAAAAAGTAATCCTTCCATAAAAGTGTTTCTCCGACCAAAATCTGAAACCATAAGCAATGTCAGTGaaacatttctttttgtttatcaGTCACTCTGGCAACAAGAGCTTCTTCTACGTTACGGAAATGAAATAGTGCTTCTTGATGCTACCTACAGAACAACAAGGTATTCACTTccgttattttttttagtggtgAAGACTAATGTCGATTACCAAGTTATAGCtacttttgtaattgaaaacGAAACAAAAAGGTCTATCACAGAagcattaaatataataaagcatTGGAACACATCATTTAATCCTGCTTTTTGTATGACTGATTATTGCAATGAAGAAATAGAATCATTGCAATCTATTTTTCCAG CTTGTCGAGTTATCATATGTGATTTTCATAGAGAGCAGGCATGGGATCGCTGGCTTTCCAAAATCAAAAATGGCTGTTCTAACTTTAAAGGCAGCATAATTTCATTGTTGCGCTGTGTTGCCACAGCTCAAACTGAAGATCAGGCAGATGCTGCTATTGAGTCACTACATTCCTCAAACTTTTGGCTagatgaaaaattttataaatttaagaaatatattacaaattattgGTTAAGTATTAAAGAA AAATGGATATGGGCTTATCGTCGGGATCGGTTGTTAGTAAATTTGAATACCAATAATGGGGTTGAACGACAAAATGAATCATTCAAGTACTCTTTTCTTCAACGGCATAAAAACTCTTCTATTACTGGCATGCTAACTGTGTTAATTGAGGAATTCTTTCCAGATAAGTTAGATCA TTATTCAGAGTCCAATTTCAAAATGAATTGTCAATACAGACGCTATAGTAGCAACATACCTGAATACTTACATAATAGGCCACACCATTTTGTTAAACATTGTTTGCAGAAAATTGATTTGGCTAACAAAACTGACTTAAATGGAGTAATACTAAAGGAACATGGAGTGTTTAAAGTGAATAGcttttcagataaaaataaaaactacatgGTTTATTTCGGAGATAAAGACACAATGCCAAAATGTACCTGTGTTGCCTGGTTGCAATCAGCCTAcctttgcaaacattttttcctaatatttagaaaatatccACAGTCTTGGTCTTGGCAATCATTATCGTCTTTATATAGGGAATCCCCTTTTCTAAATATTGACATTAAAAATGACTTGATATTAAAGGAACcattaatatataaatgcaatcatgtaaataataatattgctgAAATTGATATTACTGACAATAATACTAACTCTATCCTTTCAGCCTCTGATACAGTATCTTCAAAACCTTCTGATGAAATTACTCGCAAAAGGGCTTTTGTTGTTTCGGAAGTACGTGAAATGCTAACAACAATTAAAACTCTGACTTATGATTTCGATGAAGCATCTGAAGAAATTTctgatttacataaaaaactatCAGACATTCTTGAAACTCTTTATCgtgcaagaaaaaaagaaaaaggtctACCTGTTAGGGCTGAAAAAACCAATGACTACATACCCAATAACCTAACAAAAGTAGTTGAAATAcctagtattaaaaaaaaaaaatatctcaccgatttggaaaaaaaaaagatttattgctCTCAATGTGTAGCATCGAAGCTGATTATGCTGTTCATGAAGCACCAATACAGGAATTTATTATTACTGATGATATAA